A window of the Isosphaera pallida ATCC 43644 genome harbors these coding sequences:
- a CDS encoding sodium/pantothenate symporter produces MTITLAAVNGPEFHPAALLALILFTVASLGLGAAANVVSRKGLFLRNYYLGNRSLGPLAIALTAAVMSGGTFMGFPSLVYSFGWVVSLWICSYMVFGLTVLGVLGKRVGQLARRTGAITLPDLLRERYSSPLLGILSGLVAMSFLTCFLIPQFKAGALIVKLVLPDAAWSWAAGWLPPGIDPAYLVGLVVFTLTVVAYTTYGGFLAAVWTDIFQSVVMAIGVLILLPLALIKAGGLAAGTLAGIAQTDLGFAFGPGANRPFLPITLAISMFFLWAITGMAQPSTVVRLMAFRDSRVLRHSIVWLTFYNLIVYVPIILTFIAARAVLPGLSIEESDEVMPRMVLELVNPYLAGLILAAPYGAVMSTVSAFLLIVSSGLVRDVYQRFLHPTASERLIARLSYVTTMLVGLGVALAALRPPHYLQVVVMFAAAGLGAAFFTPLLLGAFWRRANGWGALAGMITGVGVTIGLYVIGLITGDPDSPPPYGTGTWPWPFFLLGFDPCVWGLSSSLLAGIVVSLATSKPDPAKVALLFDRMPSNAPAPASLDLHPELAATLLHENPSGDTSAPTQPRSP; encoded by the coding sequence GTGACGATCACCTTGGCGGCCGTGAACGGCCCGGAGTTTCACCCCGCAGCGCTCTTGGCGTTGATCCTGTTTACCGTGGCTTCGCTGGGTTTAGGGGCGGCGGCCAACGTCGTGAGCCGCAAAGGGTTGTTCCTGCGCAACTATTATCTGGGTAATCGCTCGTTAGGTCCTCTTGCAATCGCCTTGACCGCAGCGGTGATGTCCGGCGGCACCTTCATGGGCTTTCCCTCGCTAGTCTACAGCTTCGGCTGGGTTGTATCGTTGTGGATTTGCTCATACATGGTGTTTGGTTTGACCGTGTTGGGCGTGCTGGGCAAGCGGGTCGGCCAGCTGGCACGGCGCACCGGGGCGATCACCTTGCCCGATCTGTTGCGTGAGCGCTACTCCAGCCCGCTGTTGGGCATCCTCTCGGGCTTGGTGGCGATGAGCTTCCTGACCTGCTTCTTGATCCCCCAGTTCAAGGCCGGCGCGTTGATCGTCAAACTCGTGCTGCCGGATGCGGCCTGGTCTTGGGCGGCGGGTTGGCTTCCGCCAGGGATCGATCCGGCCTATCTGGTGGGCCTGGTCGTCTTCACGCTGACCGTGGTGGCTTATACCACCTACGGCGGTTTTCTGGCAGCCGTCTGGACCGACATCTTTCAATCGGTTGTCATGGCAATCGGAGTGCTGATCCTGTTGCCCTTGGCGCTAATCAAGGCGGGCGGACTGGCTGCCGGAACCCTCGCTGGGATCGCTCAGACCGATCTCGGCTTCGCCTTTGGCCCCGGCGCGAATCGGCCCTTCCTACCCATCACGCTGGCGATCTCGATGTTTTTCCTCTGGGCGATCACCGGCATGGCCCAACCCTCGACGGTGGTTCGCTTAATGGCATTTCGGGATTCTCGAGTGTTGCGTCACTCGATCGTTTGGCTGACCTTTTATAACCTGATCGTTTATGTGCCGATCATTTTGACCTTCATCGCTGCCCGAGCGGTTTTGCCCGGCCTCAGCATCGAGGAATCGGACGAAGTAATGCCCCGCATGGTCCTGGAACTCGTCAATCCCTACCTGGCTGGGTTGATTTTAGCCGCGCCTTACGGGGCGGTCATGAGTACCGTCAGCGCGTTTCTGCTGATTGTGTCGTCGGGGTTGGTACGGGATGTGTACCAACGGTTTCTCCATCCCACGGCCTCTGAGCGTTTGATCGCACGGTTGAGTTACGTCACCACAATGTTGGTTGGGTTGGGGGTCGCATTGGCCGCGCTTCGGCCACCTCACTATTTGCAAGTGGTGGTGATGTTCGCCGCTGCCGGTTTGGGCGCAGCATTCTTCACGCCTTTGCTTCTTGGGGCGTTTTGGAGACGGGCCAATGGCTGGGGGGCGCTGGCGGGAATGATCACGGGGGTTGGGGTGACGATTGGTTTGTATGTCATAGGATTGATTACTGGCGACCCCGATTCGCCTCCTCCCTACGGCACGGGCACCTGGCCGTGGCCGTTCTTTCTGCTGGGATTCGACCCGTGCGTTTGGGGTTTGAGTTCCTCATTGCTGGCGGGGATTGTCGTGAGCCTGGCCACCTCCAAACCCGACCCGGCTAAGGTCGCGTTGCTGTTCGACCGAATGCCGTCCAACGCGCCGGCCCCCGCGAGTTTGGACCTTCATCCGGAACTGGCCGCAACCCTTCTCCACGAAAACCCGTCGGGAGACACGTCCGCTCCCACCCAGCCTAGGTCCCCGTGA
- a CDS encoding sugar phosphate isomerase/epimerase family protein, which produces MFVACSTRCFTQWPLEAATRRIADLEFGKFELALDQNGSHLRPCDVASDLETAVARIRTGPGLICSAIEADFGRVDLKTERKRFEAVGRMAKALTVAVLTIPSSPSTTSLDEEIGRLGELTSWANREGLVVTVLTGRGTLAGNPKTAALLCREVPGLGLTLDPSVYLVEGYSNFDEVYPYVQNVHLRDTGRKPEEFQVRIGQGRIEYGRILTQLERHGYQRGLTICIRDDWNPAFDVLVEVRKLKLLLESLL; this is translated from the coding sequence GTGTTTGTCGCTTGCAGCACGCGATGCTTCACGCAATGGCCGCTGGAGGCCGCAACCCGCCGGATCGCCGATCTGGAGTTCGGCAAGTTCGAACTAGCCTTAGACCAAAACGGTTCCCACCTGCGCCCTTGTGACGTGGCCAGCGACCTCGAAACAGCAGTGGCCCGAATTCGAACCGGACCAGGGTTGATTTGTTCGGCCATTGAAGCCGATTTTGGTCGGGTCGATCTCAAAACCGAGCGCAAGCGGTTTGAGGCGGTGGGCCGAATGGCCAAAGCATTGACGGTCGCCGTGTTGACGATTCCCTCCTCGCCGTCAACCACCTCGTTGGATGAGGAGATTGGTCGATTGGGGGAACTGACCTCTTGGGCCAACCGCGAAGGTTTGGTGGTGACGGTGCTGACTGGACGTGGCACGCTGGCCGGCAACCCCAAGACCGCCGCCTTGCTCTGCCGAGAAGTTCCCGGATTGGGTCTGACTCTAGACCCCAGCGTTTATCTGGTCGAAGGCTACTCGAACTTCGACGAGGTTTATCCCTACGTCCAGAATGTTCACCTCCGCGATACCGGACGCAAGCCCGAGGAGTTTCAAGTGCGCATCGGCCAGGGACGCATCGAATACGGACGCATCCTCACACAACTGGAGCGACATGGTTATCAACGTGGATTGACCATCTGCATTCGCGACGATTGGAACCCTGCCTTCGACGTGTTGGTCGAAGTCCGCAAGCTCAAGCTGTTGTTGGAAAGTCTGCTCTGA
- a CDS encoding FliA/WhiG family RNA polymerase sigma factor: MSTKTDVDVMELWRDFKAQPTTSLRNRLVERYLPLVKYNAERIWQRLPDGVDLDDLISAGTFGLMDAIDAFDLSRGVKFETYCVPRIRGAMLDELRTMDWVPRLVRSKHSRMEEARKALEAIHGRPPTDAEIAERLGVTPEEFEKMALESNAVGLVSLNKKWYETDSYKDVREIDILEDKKGEDPTRRLQRKDLMRMVTRGLNRNERLIIILYYYEELTMKEIGATLDLSESRVSQMHSSIIQRLQSQLADRRPEFGI, translated from the coding sequence ATGTCAACCAAGACGGATGTGGATGTGATGGAACTCTGGCGCGACTTCAAAGCCCAGCCCACCACCTCCCTGCGCAACCGTTTGGTCGAGCGCTACTTGCCCTTGGTCAAGTACAACGCCGAACGCATTTGGCAACGATTGCCCGATGGTGTTGATCTCGACGACCTCATCAGTGCCGGTACCTTCGGACTGATGGACGCCATCGACGCCTTCGATCTCAGCCGCGGCGTGAAGTTCGAGACCTATTGCGTCCCACGAATTCGGGGGGCCATGCTCGACGAATTGCGCACCATGGACTGGGTGCCCCGTCTGGTCCGTTCGAAACATTCCCGGATGGAGGAGGCCCGCAAAGCGTTGGAAGCCATTCACGGCCGACCTCCCACCGACGCCGAAATCGCCGAACGCTTGGGTGTCACCCCCGAGGAGTTCGAGAAAATGGCCCTGGAAAGCAACGCCGTGGGCCTCGTCTCGCTCAACAAGAAGTGGTACGAAACCGACAGCTACAAGGATGTTCGGGAAATCGACATTCTCGAGGACAAAAAGGGCGAGGATCCCACCCGTCGCCTCCAACGCAAAGATCTGATGCGGATGGTCACCCGTGGACTCAACCGCAACGAACGGTTGATCATCATCCTCTATTACTATGAGGAGTTGACCATGAAGGAAATTGGCGCGACGCTCGATCTTAGCGAGTCGCGGGTTTCCCAGATGCATTCCTCCATCATCCAACGGCTCCAGTCTCAACTGGCCGACCGCCGACCGGAGTTCGGCATCTGA